A genomic region of Thunnus maccoyii chromosome 13, fThuMac1.1, whole genome shotgun sequence contains the following coding sequences:
- the LOC121909983 gene encoding uncharacterized protein LOC121909983 isoform X1 has translation MVGILHDSPTYHSSADNNDILYECCRLTVGFCETINFFMERHKALKHTPEETLQGPLLAAGTEKTLDLAEVQIPAFTSKDLHCLHLNVCSLRPKTDEICVLACKGNDTILCFTETWIDSIRGTDVEIENFSIIRKDRGRRRGGGGGGGGGSIYVRLNIEFNARADLNNDKLEAALIDILLTEPILTGALYRTPDQRNFVVILLDDVNIDILNENGSLHNALLNFLKTFGLTQLINDPTRISEHSQTAVDLIMVSDKCQISHIGVIVYGITDHFLTYCTRKVRTTPMNCHNSIKSKTLRRYDIDKFKNMLKNMDRCNSMDSCDVVKALNHFQSHFLQVLDKIAPLKEVKIKLRTQHWINKDSRHYLFENYSNKRS, from the coding sequence ATGGTTGGGATCCTTCATGATTCTCCTACATACCACAGTTCAGCTGacaataatgacattttatatgaatGCTGTAGGCTGACTGTCGGGTTTTGTGAAACTATTAATTTCTTCATGGAAAGGCATAAAGCCCTCAAACACACGCCAGAGGAGACGCTACAGGGACCGCTGCTAGCAGCTGGCACAGAGAAGACCTTGGACTTGGCTGAAGTGCAGATTCCTGCCTTCACGTCTAAGGATCTGCACTGTTTGCACCTAAATGTTTGCAGCCTACGACCAAAGACAGATGAAATCTGTGTACTTGCATGTAAAGGTAATGACACTATATTGTGCTTTACTGAAACCTGGATAGACTCCATCAGAGGCACTGATGTGGAAATTGAAAACTTTTCAATCATTCGTAAGGACAGAGggagacgaagaggaggaggaggaggaggaggaggaggaagtatATATGTGAGATTGAATATAGAATTTAATGCAAGAGCTGATTTAAATAATGATAAGCTTGAAGCAGCTTTGATTGATATTTTACTTACTGAACCGATACTGACTGGTGCTTTATATAGAACTCCTGACCAGAGGAACTTTGTTGTAATTTTACTGGATGATgtgaatattgatattttgaatgaaaatggTTCACTACATAATGCACTGTTAAACTTCCTGAAGACATTTGGTCTCACACAATTAATAAATGATCCTACTAGAATTAGTGAACACAGTCAAACTGCTGTTGATCTTATTATGGTATCAGACAAATGCCAAATCTCTCATATTGGTGTCATTGTTTATGGAATCACTGATCATTTTTTAACCTACTGTACAAGGAAAGTTAGGACGACCCCAATGAACTGTCACAATTCTATTAAAAGTAAAACCCTTAGAAGGTATGATATTGATAAATTCAAGAATATGCTTAAGAACATGGATCGGTGTAACAGTATGGATAGTTGTGATGTAGTTAAAGCACTGAATCACTTCCAGAGTCATTTTCTTCAGGTTTTAGATAAAATTGCTCCATTAAAAGAGGTGAAGATTAAACTGAGAACTCAACATTGGATAAATAAAGATTCTAGACACTATTTATTTGAGAATTATAGTAATAAAAGATCATAG
- the LOC121909988 gene encoding tumor necrosis factor receptor superfamily member 14-like, whose protein sequence is MFSSLLFLIIILKVFIGQILTCHPAEYLTAGGCCPRCLAGSRVETDCTKISSTSCLPCIDGTYMNHPTGLKQCFTCGNCDSGTSSTDTVCDNCQPGYFSQDGVNCTAWTICSETEVMVKEGNQTNDVICRSSSRNHYSLFSPLLMVFSLTLAWLVSRGETLVQHRNETPLFPTPKNHQQQGLQSSKVFIHTVDRGHFGFTHNYTKLSTQNKNKPKYTSLPVYTLARYILQYFTGESFTTCWLEVERGGSQPLNH, encoded by the exons ATGTTTTCGTCGTTGCTGTTTCTG ATAATAATACTGAAAGTCTTCATTGGACAGATCCTCACATGTCATCCAGCAGAGTACCTAACAGCAGGAGGATGCTGTCCTAGATGTCTTGCTG GAAGTCGAGTTGAAACAGATTGTACAAAGATCAGTAGTACATCCTGTCTGCCCTGCATTGATGGAACCTACATGAATCATCCCACTGGACTTAAACAGTGTTTTACCTGTGGAAACTGTGATTCAG GAACCAGCAGCACTGATACAGTGTGTGACAACTGTCAGCCGGGCTATTTTTCACAGGATGGTGTGAACTGCACAGCTTGGACAAT TTGCTCAGAAACTGAAGTGATGGTCAAAGAAGGAAAccagacaaatgatgtcatctGCAGAAGTTCATCAAGAAATCACTACTCTTTATTTTCACCATTGTTAATGGTTTTCTCACTAACACTTGCCTGGCTTGTGAGCAGAG GGGAAACCCTGGTGCAACATAGAAATGAGACTCCCCTCTTCCCAACTCCCAAGAACCACCAGCAACAAGGATTACAGTCCTCAAAAGTATTTATTCACACAGTTGATCGGGGACATTTTGGCTTCACACACAATTATACTAAATTATCtactcaaaacaaaaataaaccaaaatacaCATCTCTTCCTGTATACACACTTGCAagatacattttacagtatttcacagGAGAGTCATTCACAACGTGCTGGCTAgaagtggagagaggaggaagtcaACCTTTAAACCACTAG